The following proteins are co-located in the Gorilla gorilla gorilla isolate KB3781 chromosome 7, NHGRI_mGorGor1-v2.1_pri, whole genome shotgun sequence genome:
- the LOC101146543 gene encoding low molecular weight phosphotyrosine protein phosphatase-like: MAEQATKSVLFVCLGNICRSPIAEAVFRKLVTDQNISENWRVDSAATSGYEIGNPPDYRGQSCMKRHGIPMSHVARQITKEDFATFDYILCMDESNLRDLNRKSNQVKTCKAKIELLGSYDPQEDPYYGNDSDFETVYQQCVRCCRAFLEKAH, translated from the coding sequence ATGGCAGAACAGGCTACCAAGTCCGTGCTGTTTGTGTGTCTGGGTAACATTTGTCGATCACCCATTGCAGAAGCAGTTTTCAGGAAACTTGTAACCGATCAAAACATCTCAGAGAATTGGAGGGTAGACAGCGCGGCAACTTCCGGGTATGAGATAGGGAACCCCCCTGACTACCGAGGGCAGAGCTGCATGAAGAGGCACGGCATTCCCATGAGCCACGTTGCCCGGCAGATTACCAAAGAAGATTTTGCCACATTtgattatatactatgtatggATGAAAGCAATCTGAGAGATTTGAATAGAAAAAGTAATCAAGTTAAAACCTGCAAAGCTAAAATTGAACTACTTGGGAGCTATGATCCACAAGAAGATCCCTATTATGGGAATGACTCTGACTTTGAGACGGTGTACCAGCAGTGTGTCAGGTGCTGCAGAGCGTTCTTGGAGAAGGCCCACTGA